A segment of the Actinomycetota bacterium genome:
GAGCTGGCCGAGTCGCTCGATGCCGCCGGACTCGGCGGCCAGCGCCGTGGCGAACGCGCCGTTGCCGAGGCGCATCTCGCGCTCGAGCCATGCGGCCGTGCGCGCCGCGGCGAGCGCGAACTCCTCGCTCGGCTCCGTCGCGTGCGCTGTGGCGAGCGTGCGCAGCAGCATGGCGTTGTCGCACAGCATCTTCTCGAAGTGGGGGACCGCCCACTCACGGTCGACGGTGTAGCGGAAGATGCCCCCGCCGACGTGGTCGTGGATGCCGCCGCGCAGCATCGTCACGAGGGCGTTGCGCGTCACGAACGCCGCCTCGCGGTCGCCCTGCAGGCGGGCGAAGGCGGTCAGGAACAGCAGCAGTGAGAATCGCGGGAACTTCGCACCCTCGCCGAAGCCGCCGTGCGCCGCGTCCGACGCCTGCAACACCGCGTCGGCGGCCCCGGTGACGAGGCGCGCGTCGATCGTCCCGGCGCGCTTCGGCGCCGCCATCTCGCGCAGGAAGGCGAGCGAGTCCGCGGAGGTGCGCTCGAGCCGGCCGCGGTCCTCGGCATACGCGCGCGCGACCTCGGCAAGGACGTCGCCGAAGGCGGGGAGGCGCCCGGCCGGCTCACGGGGGAAGTAGGTGCCGCCGAGCAGCGGCAGCCGGGAGGGCGTCAGGAAGACGGTCATCGGCCAGCCCCCGTGGCCGGTGGTCGCGGTCACGTAGTCCATGTAGAGGGCGTCGATGTCGGGGCGCTGCCCGCGGTCGACCTTGACCGCGACGAACCGGTCGCCGATGAGGGCCGAGGTGCCCGGGTCCGCGAACGACTCACGCTGCA
Coding sequences within it:
- a CDS encoding thioredoxin domain-containing protein encodes the protein MNRLAGSASLYLRQHASDPVAWWPWCDEAFAEAAARDVPVLLSCGYSACHWCHVMQRESFADPGTSALIGDRFVAVKVDRGQRPDIDALYMDYVTATTGHGGWPMTVFLTPSRLPLLGGTYFPREPAGRLPAFGDVLAEVARAYAEDRGRLERTSADSLAFLREMAAPKRAGTIDARLVTGAADAVLQASDAAHGGFGEGAKFPRFSLLLFLTAFARLQGDREAAFVTRNALVTMLRGGIHDHVGGGIFRYTVDREWAVPHFEKMLCDNAMLLRTLATAHATEPSEEFALAAARTAAWLEREMRLGNGAFATALAAESGGIERLGQL